One segment of Brassica napus cultivar Da-Ae chromosome C3, Da-Ae, whole genome shotgun sequence DNA contains the following:
- the LOC106385518 gene encoding inactive protein RESTRICTED TEV MOVEMENT 2-like encodes MERKSDHATVNRIYDEFDPIFNRKTEQGFETLTIYLPGFRKEQLKVQVTTTRKVRVMGERPAGANKWIRFRKEFPIQANIDVDSIGAKFEGANLVVKLPRLPMGKQTSPMGTTAKPPPVPKETEKVQPTKEKEAGVEKHAEKAQLPKPSREEETKRDEKEKALKEAERENVCDGVKQDYRSNVNAYKENLGGYVALIKNNKKAITLGMVAPAAAVLLLSLGFYAGQMFTS; translated from the exons ATGGAGAGAAAATCTGATCATGCTACTGTTAATCGCATCTACGATGAATTTGATCCAATCTTTAATCGGAAAACTGAACAAGGCTTCGAAACTCTCACTATTTACCTTCCAG GCTTTAGGAAAGAGCAGCTTAAAGTGCAGGTAACCACAACGAGGAAAGTAAGAGTGATGGGAGAACGTCCAGCGGGAGCCAACAAATGGATCCGTTTCCGCAAGGAGTTTCCTATTCAAGCAAACATTGATGTTGACTCCATTGGTGCTAAATTTGAAGGCGCAAATCTTGTTGTGAAGCTCCCTAGACTACCAATGGGCAAACAAACTTCTCCGATGGGTACAACCGCAAAACCTCCTCCGGTTCCTAAGGAAACCGAGAAGGTACAGccaacaaaagagaaagaagcgGGAGTAGAGAAACATGCAGAGAAGGCTCAATTGCCAAAGCCATCAAGAGAGGAAGAGACCAAGCGGGATGAGAAAGAGAAAGCTCTTAAAGAAGCAGAGAGGGAAAACGTTTGTGATGGAGTTAAGCAAGATTACAGAAGTAATGTGAATGCATACAAGGAGAATCTTGGAGGATATGTGGCTTTGATTAAGAATAACAAGAAAGCAATCACTCTTGGTATGGTTGCTCCCGCGGCCGCGGTTCTGTTGCTGTCGCTTGGATTCTATGCTGGTCAAATGTTTACTTCTTAA
- the LOC106436148 gene encoding structural maintenance of chromosomes protein 3-like: MILNLVPDALSQNLDDDDHVLVIIEGFKSYNEQTATEDFSSKVNCVVGANGSGKSNFFHAIRFVLSDFFQNLRNEDRNALLHEGVGHQVGSAFVEIVFDNSDNRIPVDKDEIRLRRAIGLKKDEYFLDGKHITKNEVVDLLESAGFSRSNPYYVVQQGKIASLTMMKDSERLDLLKEIGGTRVYEEKRCESLKIMQDTGKLSVCTAVILEPPSLFLVHAWVSRKSNTYSRMTCLTGIKRNHIIQAVQYLDEKLRELDEEKEELRKYQQLDKQRKSLEYTIYEKQLHDTREKLEQTEAERTKASEESTKMYDRVEKAQDECRSLDESLAGLTKELQTMNNKKETVEALKTEAIKKKTKLELDENDLKERIAGNIQSKNDALEQLSMVEREREDSLKELEAITPLYESQVDKEKQTTKRIMELEKKLNILYQKKGRATQFSDKATRDEWLRKETKYLKRVLDSNMGQEQKLQDEIFGLNTDLKERDAHIKNHEVEISELDTHISKSHEQFNIKKRERDEEHRKRREKWGEESQLSSEIDKLKMELERAKKNLDHATPGDVRRGLISIKRICSEHKINGVFGPLVELVDCDEKFFTAVEVTAGNSLFHVVVENDDISTKIIEHLNSRKGGRVTFIPLNRVNAPHVNYPQCSDAIPLLRRLKFDSKFAPAFGQVFGRTVVCQDLNVATRVAKSDGLDCITLEGDQVSRKGGMTGGFYDHRRSKLRLMNTIIQNMKSIDTKEKVLEDVRRQLQVIDQQITQIVTEKQRLESDWTHSRLQVEQLKQEIANETKQKHAIHIALEHKEKSLGDVRIQMEQLRSSMAMKEAEMATELVDHLTPEETEELSRLNPEIEDLKDKLIAFKTDRIETETRKAELETNLSTNLKRRIDELHATIASVDDYSLPSSAGLETQELDDAKLLVEEFTNELQGLCRSIDEKTKQVKKIKDKKAKLKTLQDDCEMKVQDANKKLEELFSLRNTLLSKQEEYRKKIMGLGPFSSESFDMYKQKSIKELQKVLHGCSEQLQQFSHVNKKALDQYVNFTEQREELQKRKTELDAGDEKIKELITVLDQQKDESIERTYKMVSFHFREIFSQLVQGGHGHLVMMKKTTKKDRDHDDEDGCGEAATERRVEKYDGVTVKVSFTDQWETRSMKQLSGGQKTVVALALIFAIQKCDPAPFYLFDEIDAALDTQYRTAVGNMIRGLADDSVSTQFITTTFRPELVKVADKMYGVFHENNASIVKVISKEQALNFIQNDQSP, encoded by the exons ATGATCCTTAATCTTGTTCCAGATGCTTTATCACAAAACCTTGACGATGATGATCACGTTCTC GTTATAATCGAAGGTTTCAAGAGTTACAATGAGCAAACTGCTACTGAGGATTTCAGCAGCAAAGTTAACTGTGTTG TTGGGGCAAATGGGTCTGGGAAAAGCAACTTTTTCCATG CAATTCGTTTTGTATTGAGTGACTTCTTCCAAAATCTGCGTAATGAAGATAGGAATGCGTTACTCCAT GAAGGTGTTGGTCATCAAGTTGGATCTGCGTTCGTGGAGATTGTCTTTGATAATTCTGACAACCGCATCCCT GTTGATAAAGATGAAATTCGCTTGCGCCGAGCTATTGGTCTGAAGAAGGATGAATATTTCTTGGACGGGAAACACATTAC aaaaaatgAAGTTGTGGATTTACTGGAGAGTGCTGGATTTTCTCGTTCTAATCCTTACTATGTTGTTCAACAAGGAAAG ATAGCCTCGTTGACAATGATGAAAGATTCAGAACGGCTAGATCTGCTAAAAGAGATTGGTGGTACCCGTGTTTATGAGGAGAAACGCTGTGAGAGTTTGAAAATTATGCAGGATACAGGCAAGTTATCAGTGTGCACTGCAGTAATACTGGAACCTCCTTCATTATTTCTCGTGCATGCATGGGTATCTCGAAAATCTAATACATATAGCCGCATGACTTGTCTCACAGGGATTAAACGAAATCATATCATCCAAGCTGTCCAATACTTGGATGAAAAACTAAGGGAACTGgacgaagagaaagaagaactcaGAAAATACCAACAACTTGATAAGCAGAGAAAATCACTCGAATACACCATTTATGAAAAACAGCTTCACGATACTAGGGAGAAACTGGAACAG ACTGAAGCTGAAAGAACTAAAGCATCCGAAGAGTCTACAAAAATGTATGACAGAGTTGAGAAGGCCCAGGACGAGTGCAGGAGCTTAGATGAGTCGCTGGCAGGACTGACAAAGGAGCTTCAGACAATGAACAATAAGAAAGAAACTGTTGAAGCACTAAAAACTGAAGCtataaagaagaagacaaaacttGAGCTTGATGAGAATGATTTAAAGGAACGGATTGCTGGAAATATCCAGTCAAAG AATGATGCACTTGAGCAACTTAGTATGGTGGAAAGAGAAAGGGAGGATTCTTTGAAGGAACTAGAGGCGATTACTCCTTTGTATGAAAGTCAGGTTGACAAGGAGAAGCAGACGACCAAAAG AATCATGGAGCTGGAGAAGAAGCTTAATATTCTTTATCAGAAAAAGGGACGTGCAACTCAGTTCTCAGATAAGGCTACTCGAGACGAATGGCTCCGGAAAGAAACTAAATATCTCAAGCGTGTTCTAGACTCAAACATGGGTCAA GAGCAAAAACTTCAGGATGAAATTTTTGGCCTCAATACTGATTTGAAGGAGCGTGATGCACACATCAAGAACCATGAAGTTGAAATTAGTGAACTGGACACTCACATTTCCAAGTCCCATGAACAATTCAATATTAAAAAGAGGGAGAGGGATGAAGAACATAGAAAAAGAAG GGAAAAATGGGGAGAAGAAAGTCAACTATCTTCTGAAATTGACAAGTTGAAAATGGAACTTGAGAGGGCAAAGAAAAATCTTGATCATGCAACTCCAGGA GACGTAAGGCGAGGACTGATCTCTATCAAACGGATTTGCTCTGAGCATAAGATCAATGGAGTTTTTGGTCCACTTGTTGAGCTGGTTGATTGCGATGAGAAGTTTTTCACCGCAGTTGAAGTCACTGCTGGAAACAG CCTATTTCACGTAGTAGTTGAGAATGACGACATTTCAACCAAGATAATTGAACACCTGAATTCTCGAAAGGGTGGACGTGTGACCTTCATACCGCTGAATCGAGTAAATGCACCTCATGTAAACTATCCACAATGTTCTGATGCAATACCACTGCTGAGGAGATTGAAGTTCGACTCCAAATTTGCACCAGCATTTGGCCAG GTTTTTGGTAGAACAGTTGTATGTCAAGATCTGAATGTAGCAACAAGAGTTGCTAAGAGTGATGGCTTGGATTGCATAACTTTAGAAG GTGACCAGGTGAGCAGAAAGGGTGGCATGACTGGTGGATTTTATGACCACAGGCGGTCGAAATTGAGATTAATGAATACCATAATACAAAATATGAAGTCTATAGATACGAAGGAGAAGGTGTTGGAGGATGTTAGAAGACAGCTACAAG TGATAGATCAGCAGATCACACAGATTGTTACTGAGAAGCAGAGACTTGAATCAGACTGGACGCATAGCAGATTACAGGTGGAGCAACTGAAGCAAGAGATAGCTAACGAGACTAAGCAGAAACATGCTATACATATAGCCCTTGAACATAAG GAGAAATCACTAGGTGATGTTAGAATACAAATGGAGCAGTTAAGATCTAGCATGGCCATGAAGGAAGCTGAAATGGCCACGGAACTTGTGGATCACCTAACCCCAGAAGAAACGGAAGAATTATCACGATTAAACCCAGAAATTGAGGATCTTAAGGACAAACTTATTGCATTCAAGACAGATCGGATTGAG ACAGAGACAAGAAAAGCAGAGTTGGAGACTAATTTGTCTACCAACTTAAAGAGGAGAATAGATGAGTTACATGCTACTATAGCTTCCGTCGACGATTATAGTTTGCCTAGTTCAGCTGGCTTAGAAACACAAGAACTTGATGATGCAAAACTATTGGTTGAAGAGTTCACAAACGAGCTCCAAG GTCTCTGTCGAAGCATTGATGAGAAGACTAAGCAGGTcaagaaaattaaagataagaAGGCGAAGTTAAAG ACATTGCAAGATGACTGTGAGATGAAAGTGCAAGATGCAAATAAAAAGTTGGAGGAACTATTCAGCCTTCGTAACACACTCCTTTCTAAGCAAGAAGAGTATAGGAAGAAGATTATGGGATTGGGTCCATTTTCATCCGAATCTTTTGACAT GTATAAACAAAAAAGTATAAAGGAGCTGCAGAAGGTGCTACACGGGTGCAGTGAACAGCTGCAACAGTTCAGCCATGTTAACAAGAAAGCGCTTGATCAATATGTAAATTTCACAGAACAGCGAGAAGAACTTCAGAAACGGAAAACTGAGCTTGATGCAGGAGATGAG aaaataaaagaattgattACAGTTCTGGATCAGCAGAAAGACGAATCTATAGAACGTACTTACAAAATGGTTTCATTTCACTTCCGGGAAATATTCTCTCAGCTTGTGCAAGGTGGACATGGTCACCTTGTCATGATGAAGAAGACTACGAAAAAG GACCGTGATCACGATGACGAAGATGGGTGTGGTGAAGCTGCTACAGAGAGAAGGGTTGAGAAATACGATGGTGTAACAGTGAAG GTGTCGTTTACTGATCAATGGGAGACACGGTCAATGAAACAGTTGTCGGGAGGACAAAAGACCGTTGTTGCTCTTGCATTAATATTTGCCATCCAGAAATGCGATCCTGCACCGTTCTATCTCTTTGATGAGATTGATGCGGCACTTGATACTCAGTATCGAACTGCTGTCGGCA ACATGATTCGTGGTTTAGCTGATGACAGCGTAAGCACGCAGTTCATAACCACAACTTTTCGTCCGGAGCTAGTGAAAGTTGCGGATAAGATGTATGGAGTGTTTCATGAGAATAATGCGAGTATTGTGAAAGTTATTTCAAAGGAACAGGCGTTGAACTTCATCCAGAATGATCAGTCGCCATGA
- the BNAC03G72760D gene encoding uncharacterized protein BNAC03G72760D, whose product MTRHVILTSEERNSPPTTMIKHAERRKVGEVAGGAAAECAAVWCCGPCAVVNLVVLAVYRVPAAVCKKAWRQTKRQRFMRRRHGLLASAAAESTVHARLKEEDPTAEIVFEENVVNVELNDVVVLEDEMFERFYGAGFWRSPSQRDTSSGSI is encoded by the coding sequence ATGACTCGTCACGTGATACTGACATCAGAAGAAAGAAACTCTCCACCGACCACGATGATCAAACACGCGGAGAGGAGGAAGGTGGGAGAGGTAGCCGGAGGAGCCGCAGCTGAGTGTGCGGCCGTGTGGTGTTGCGGTCCTTGCGCCGTGGTTAACCTAGTTGTTCTCGCTGTGTATAGAGTTCCCGCGGCCGTTTGTAAGAAAGCTTGGCGACAAACCAAACGGCAACGTTTTATGAGGAGACGACACGGTTTACTTGCGTCAGCGGCTGCCGAGAGCACCGTGCACGCTAGACTAAAGGAGGAAGATCCAACGGCTGAAATTGTTTTCGAAGAAAATGTAGTGAATGTCGAGTTAAACGACGTCGTCGTGCTTGAGGATGAGATGTTTGAACGTTTCTATGGGGCAGGATTTTGGAGAAGCCCGTCACAGAGGGACACATCATCAGGAAGTATATGA